Genomic segment of Alcanivorax borkumensis SK2:
TCTGATGCTCAAACTATTGAGCGTTTCAAAGCGTTTCTTGCCAGCCATGGACTATTGGGTGACGACCTGAACAAAGTGGCGGGTAAAGGTAATGGCTTTCGCCGCGTGGTTATGCCGCTGCCTAAATCCCCGGACTTTATCGGCGAGGGCGATTTGCTGCTTATTAATGGTGAGCCTTGGCAGGTGTATATTGGCCGTGGCCATTCGCCGGAGCATCTGTGCCTGTATCGCGAGAAAGACCACGTGTTACTCAGTGGCGACCAGGTGCTGCCGACTATTTCCAGTAACTTAATGGTACGTCCCACGGAGCCTGAGGCTAATCCGGTGATGGCATTTGTCGATAGCCTGACAGTGATACGCGATGCGCTTCCTAAAGACACCCTAGTGTTGCCCGCCCACGGGCTGCCATTTCGCGGGTTGCATGCGCGCATTAATGCGTTAGTGGATCATCATTCGCAGCAGCTGGAGCAGGTGCTGGTTGCCTGTGGGCAGCAGCCCCATAATGCTCACGATATGCTGCCGGTAATGTTTAAGCGCGAATTGGATGTGCAGCAAATGATGTTTGCAATGGGGGAAAGCATTGCGCATCTCAACTGCCTGCTGGAGCAAGGCAAAGTGCAGCGCGAAGAGCGTAACGGTATTTGGTATTTCGCAGCCTGATTAGGAGGAGGAGCTTAAAGCGACACACTACAAAGCGCGGGCGAGCCACGGATAAACAGCTAGGCGGTGTCTGTGTTACCGGTTTGATTGAAATACGTAGATATGTGCAGCTCAGCTGGTTACGCCGTTTTCATCGCCTCGTGGTTTGTAGTTTTAAGCTTGTAGCTGCTTTCACGCCCATTGCGCCATTATCGCAATTCCGCAACGTTAGCATTGGCATTGCCAACACAAA
This window contains:
- a CDS encoding MBL fold metallo-hydrolase, which translates into the protein MSLDYPFTELPLAGQRFKVAEGVFWLRFPLPFALDHINLWLLEDTHGWVILDTGLGVRRSREIWQQLLAEQLDGKPVTRVIVTHYHPDHLGMAGWLEQHCGVPVTMSHGEWQLADSICTASDAQTIERFKAFLASHGLLGDDLNKVAGKGNGFRRVVMPLPKSPDFIGEGDLLLINGEPWQVYIGRGHSPEHLCLYREKDHVLLSGDQVLPTISSNLMVRPTEPEANPVMAFVDSLTVIRDALPKDTLVLPAHGLPFRGLHARINALVDHHSQQLEQVLVACGQQPHNAHDMLPVMFKRELDVQQMMFAMGESIAHLNCLLEQGKVQREERNGIWYFAA